A genomic stretch from Malus domestica chromosome 15, GDT2T_hap1 includes:
- the LOC103425131 gene encoding ADP-ribosylation factor 1-like has translation MRILMAGLDAAGKTTILYKLKLGEVVSTIPTIGFNVETVEYKNVSFTVWDVGGQDKIRPLWSYDFQKTQGLIFVLDSNDRDKVSEARDELHRMLSEDELRDATLLVFANKQDLPNAMNVSEITDKLGLHSLRQRRWYIQAVCVTSGQKL, from the exons ATGAGAATACTAATGGCGGGTCTCGACGCTGCCGGAAAAACCACCATCCTCTACAAGCTCAAACTTGGAGAGGTTGTCAGTACCATACCCACAATTG GGTTTAATGTGGAAACCGTTGAATACAAAAATGTAAGTTTCACTGTTTGGGATGTAGGAGGACAAGACAAG ATTCGACCGCTATGGTCCTATGATTTTCAGAAGACTCAGGGTCTCATCTTTGTACTGGATAGCAACGACAGAGACAAAGTTTCGGAAGCAAGAGATGAGCTCCATCGAATGCTCAGTGAG GATGAACTCCGTGACGCGACACTGCTTGTATTTGCCAACAAGCAAGATCTTCCGAATGCCATGAATGTTTCTGAGATCACCGATAAGCTTGGCCTGCATTCACTCCGCCAACGCCGATG GTACATTCAGGCTGTTTGTGTCACCTCCGGCCAAAAACTATGA
- the LOC103425108 gene encoding cyclin-D3-2-like, which produces MALQEEPQELQNPPVAFDLLLFCEEGFEEDLRDNGSDQESENCDGFSKKQSSFPLVVMESDIFWENDELSSLISKEEQTHVCFSGEISDGSLMAARKEAVEWILSVRAHYGFSSLTTVLAVNYFDRFIASRPFQRDKLWMSQLAAVACVSLAAKVEETHVPLLLDLQVEESKYVFEAKTIQRMELLVLSTLGWRMNPVTPNSYFDHIIRRFGLKIHLHWEFLWRCERLLLSVIADSRFTCYLPSVLATATMLYVIDEIEAFNPVEYQNQLMNLLKVSKDRVNECSKLILELSGSVENQSHKRKHLSVPSSPNGVINASFSCDMSNGSWAVASLDSSSPDPQFKRSRLQNQQMRLPSLNRVSVDVLSSSR; this is translated from the exons ATGGCTCTGCAAGAAGAACCCCAAGAGCTCCAAAACCCTCCAGTGGCGTTCGACCTTTTATTATTCTGCGAGGAAGGATTTGAGGAAGATTTGAGAGACAATGGTAGTGATCAGGAGAGCGAGAACTGTGATGGGTTTTCAAAAAAGCAATCATCTTTCCCTTTGGTTGTTATGGAAAGtgatattttctgggaaaatgatGAACTTTCCTCTCTAATCTCCAAAGAGGAACAAACCCATGTGTGTTTCAGTGGCGAAATCTCAGATGGGTCTTTAATGGCTGCTCGGAAAGAGGCGGTTGAGTGGATTCTGAGTGTAAGGGCACACTATGGGTTCTCCTCTTTGACCACCGTTCTAGCTGTGAACTACTTTGATAGATTCATTGCCAGTCGGCCGTTTCAGAGGGACAAGCTGTGGATGAGTCAGCTCGCCGCCGTCGCCTGCGTCTCGTTGGCCGCCAAAGTGGAGGAGACCCATGTGCCCCTTCTCTTAGATTTGCAA GTGGAGGAATCAAAGTATGTTTTCGAAGcaaaaaccattcaaagaaTGGAGCTTTTGGTGCTATCGACTCTTGGGTGGAGGATGAATCCGGTGACCCCAAATTCATACTTTGATCACATCATCAGGAGGTTCGGTTTGAAGATCCACCTGCATTGGGAGTTTCTGTGGAGATGTGAGCGTCTACTTCTATCCGTCATTGCGG ATTCCAGATTTACTTGTTATTTGCCTTCCGTATTAGCTACTGCAACAATGCTGTATGTTATAGATGAGATTGAGGCATTTAATCCTGTGGAATACCAGAATCAGCTTATGAATTTACTTAAAGTCAGTAAG GACAGGGTAAATGAGTGCTCCAAGCTCATCCTGGAACTGTCAGGGAGCGTAGAAAACCAAAGCCACAAACGCAAGCATTTATCGGTACCCAGCAGCCCTAATGGGGTTATTAATGCGTCTTTCAGCTGTGACATGTCAAATGGTTCGTGGGCTGTGGCATCACTGGACTCATCCTCACCAGATCCTCAATTTAAAAGGAGTAGACTGCAGAACCAGCAGATGAGGTTGCCCTCTTTAAATCGTGTGTCTGTGGACGTGCTGAGCAGCTCACGTTAG